In the [Clostridium] colinum genome, one interval contains:
- a CDS encoding ribonuclease HII gives MSKSIQEIKQEFLNQPINNINELIEKYIQDERKGVKNIIESYNNKFIKYKQELLRIENMKRYENEAYFQGKTLIAGIDEVGRGPFAGPVVTACVILPKDFQVLGINDSKKLSEKKREELFIKIKENALDIAINMEDNHVIDDINILEATKKSMIKNIEDLKNKPDYLILDSIHIDTDIPYISMTKADEKSISVASASIIAKVTRDEYMNKMHLLYPQYKFNENKGYGTKEHIEALKKYGPCPIHRNSFIKNYI, from the coding sequence ATGAGTAAAAGTATACAAGAGATTAAACAAGAATTTTTAAACCAACCTATAAATAATATTAATGAATTAATTGAAAAATATATACAAGATGAAAGAAAAGGTGTAAAAAATATAATAGAATCTTATAATAATAAGTTTATTAAATATAAACAAGAATTATTGAGAATAGAAAATATGAAAAGATATGAAAATGAAGCATATTTTCAAGGAAAAACATTAATAGCTGGTATAGATGAAGTTGGTCGTGGGCCTTTTGCAGGACCAGTTGTAACAGCTTGTGTTATTTTACCAAAAGATTTTCAAGTTTTGGGGATAAATGATTCTAAAAAATTAAGTGAGAAAAAAAGAGAAGAGCTTTTTATTAAAATAAAAGAAAATGCATTAGATATAGCTATAAATATGGAGGATAACCATGTTATAGATGATATAAATATTTTAGAAGCTACCAAAAAGTCTATGATTAAAAACATAGAAGATTTAAAAAATAAGCCAGATTATCTTATTTTAGATTCTATCCATATCGACACAGACATACCTTATATTTCTATGACAAAAGCAGATGAAAAAAGTATATCTGTTGCATCGGCTAGCATTATAGCCAAAGTTACAAGAGATGAATATATGAATAAAATGCACCTTCTTTATCCACAATATAAATTTAATGAAAATAAGGGGTATGGAACAAAAGAACATATAGAGGCATTAAAAAAATATGGACCTTGCCCTATACATAGAAATAGTTTTATAAAAAATTATATATAA
- the frr gene encoding ribosome recycling factor produces MSDIKIFEEKMQKSVSSLESELSTIRAGRANPHVLDRIKVEAYGMEMPINQVGNISTPEARLIQIAPYDISTLKDIEKAINTSDLGINPSNDGKVIRLVFPELTEERRKELTKDVKKKGEDSKVAIRNIRRDAIDTVKKMQKNSEITEDELKSLEDKIQKLTDKYVGEIDKAIELKNKDIMSI; encoded by the coding sequence ATGTCGGATATAAAAATTTTTGAAGAAAAAATGCAAAAATCAGTTTCTAGCCTTGAAAGTGAATTAAGTACTATTAGAGCTGGAAGAGCTAATCCACACGTTTTAGATAGAATAAAAGTAGAAGCTTATGGTATGGAAATGCCAATTAACCAAGTTGGTAATATATCTACACCAGAGGCTAGACTTATACAAATAGCTCCTTATGATATATCTACATTAAAGGATATAGAAAAAGCTATTAATACTTCAGATTTAGGTATAAATCCTTCTAATGATGGTAAAGTTATTCGTCTTGTTTTTCCTGAGCTTACAGAAGAAAGAAGAAAAGAGTTAACTAAAGATGTAAAGAAAAAAGGCGAAGATTCTAAAGTTGCTATAAGAAATATTAGAAGAGATGCTATAGATACAGTTAAAAAAATGCAAAAAAATAGTGAAATTACAGAAGATGAATTAAAATCTTTAGAAGATAAAATTCAAAAATTAACAGATAAATATGTTGGTGAAATAGACAAAGCTATTGAATTAAAAAATAAAGATATTATGTCTATATAA
- a CDS encoding DUF4358 domain-containing protein yields the protein MKKILLFIFCFLLIGCSKNELPNLSSEYILSVINKKITFENSVEEDLKQQSVAERYGISPNDIESGVVYYTKDEDKSDKIIIAKASSKDTVENIERALSTEIISVSDSWKHNEMEMSKIEKHILKTKDLYVIMAISNKAKEIENLFDSCFE from the coding sequence ATGAAAAAAATATTACTATTTATTTTTTGTTTTTTATTAATAGGTTGTTCTAAAAATGAATTACCTAATTTATCAAGTGAATATATTTTAAGTGTAATAAATAAAAAAATAACATTTGAAAATTCTGTAGAAGAAGACTTGAAACAACAAAGTGTTGCTGAGAGATATGGAATATCACCGAATGATATTGAAAGTGGAGTAGTTTATTATACAAAAGATGAAGACAAAAGTGATAAAATAATTATTGCTAAAGCTTCATCTAAAGATACAGTTGAAAATATAGAAAGAGCATTGTCTACAGAGATAATTAGTGTTTCAGATTCTTGGAAACATAATGAAATGGAAATGTCTAAAATAGAAAAACACATATTAAAAACTAAAGATTTATATGTTATAATGGCTATATCAAATAAAGCCAAAGAGATAGAAAATTTATTTGATAGTTGCTTTGAATAA
- the pnuC gene encoding nicotinamide riboside transporter PnuC — MREFIKNELLGWKKSEVIWLVISVSIILALSIYWKENVIGIISSITGILCVVLVGKGKMSSYIFGLINTSLYAFIAFSSKFYGDAMLNAFYYVPMQFIGWVMWKKKISAKNYEVEKERLTIKENFIYLSITSIIIIIYGFILSKLGGRLPYIDSISTCLSILAMIFTVKRLMEQWVLWIIINAVSIYMWVDTFIQNQSDVATLLMWIVYFINSVIMLIKWIKDTKPND; from the coding sequence ATGAGAGAATTTATAAAAAATGAACTTTTAGGATGGAAAAAAAGTGAGGTTATTTGGTTAGTTATATCCGTATCAATTATATTAGCTTTATCTATCTACTGGAAAGAAAATGTAATAGGTATAATATCTTCTATAACAGGTATATTATGTGTTGTTTTAGTTGGTAAAGGTAAAATGTCATCATACATATTTGGACTTATAAATACATCTTTATATGCGTTTATTGCATTTTCATCTAAATTTTATGGAGATGCTATGTTAAATGCTTTTTATTACGTGCCTATGCAATTTATAGGTTGGGTTATGTGGAAAAAGAAAATTAGTGCCAAAAATTATGAAGTAGAAAAAGAAAGATTGACAATAAAAGAAAATTTTATATATTTATCTATAACAAGTATTATAATAATAATTTATGGGTTTATATTATCTAAATTGGGAGGAAGATTACCTTATATAGACAGTATTTCAACTTGTTTAAGTATTTTAGCTATGATTTTTACAGTTAAACGTTTAATGGAGCAATGGGTATTATGGATTATTATAAATGCTGTATCTATATATATGTGGGTTGATACCTTTATACAAAATCAAAGTGATGTTGCTACTCTTTTAATGTGGATAGTATATTTTATAAACTCAGTTATTATGTTAATAAAATGGATAAAAGATACAAAACCTAATGATTAA
- the glmS gene encoding glutamine--fructose-6-phosphate transaminase (isomerizing): protein MCGIVGYIGNKDTKNILLKGLKKLEYRGYDSSGIAVLDQDINIVKTKGKIANLEEKLNLSNISGNIGIGHTRWATHGEPNEVNSHPHFSNDKKIAIVHNGIIENYLELKEMLQKKGYNFISETDTEVIVHLYHSYYDGDMINTLSKVLKDIKGSYAICVICEDHKDSFVVARKDSPLIIGVGENENFIASDVPAILENTKKYYFLDDMEMAIIKKDSVTIFDLEKNIVKKETFEVNWDISLAEKNGYDYFMLKEIFEQPACIKKCISSKILQDDVFFENFSFTNEQINNINKIHIVACGSAWHAGMVGKYIIENMCRIPVELDIASEFRYKNPILNKNDICIIISQSGETADTLAALRLAKENGVKVISIVNVVGSSIARESDEVLYTLAGPEIAVATTKGYSTQLSILYMICIKFAHIRKTISNDSFKEYIESLKNLDNYIEQVLNLEEKVKEIANKYYNVDNAFIIGRGLDYCMSLEFSLKLKEISYIHSEAYAAGELKHGSIALIEKDTVVFGVLTQDELIPKTISNLKEVKARGAKVILIAKEGYENLDDIADDIIFIPKIKEEFISSVAIIPMQLISYYIAVKRGCDVDMPRNLAKSVTVE from the coding sequence ATGTGCGGAATAGTTGGATATATAGGAAATAAAGATACAAAAAATATATTATTAAAAGGATTAAAAAAGTTAGAATATAGAGGGTATGATTCTTCGGGTATAGCAGTATTAGACCAAGATATAAACATAGTTAAAACAAAAGGTAAAATAGCTAACCTTGAAGAAAAACTAAATTTAAGCAATATATCTGGAAATATTGGAATTGGTCACACTAGATGGGCTACTCACGGTGAACCAAATGAAGTTAACTCTCATCCTCATTTTTCTAATGATAAAAAAATTGCTATTGTTCATAATGGAATTATAGAAAATTATTTAGAACTTAAAGAAATGTTACAAAAAAAAGGCTATAATTTTATTTCAGAAACAGATACAGAAGTTATAGTACATTTATATCATAGTTATTATGATGGAGATATGATAAATACATTATCTAAAGTTTTAAAAGATATAAAGGGGTCTTATGCAATATGTGTAATTTGTGAAGACCATAAAGATTCATTTGTTGTTGCTAGAAAAGATAGTCCGCTTATTATCGGAGTTGGTGAAAATGAGAATTTTATAGCATCTGATGTACCAGCTATATTAGAAAATACTAAAAAATATTATTTTTTAGATGATATGGAAATGGCTATTATAAAAAAAGATAGCGTTACTATTTTTGATTTAGAAAAAAATATAGTAAAAAAAGAAACTTTTGAAGTTAATTGGGATATATCTTTGGCAGAAAAAAATGGATATGATTATTTTATGCTAAAAGAAATTTTTGAGCAACCAGCTTGTATAAAAAAATGTATTAGCAGTAAAATTTTACAAGATGATGTATTTTTTGAAAATTTTTCTTTTACTAATGAACAAATTAATAATATAAATAAAATTCATATAGTTGCTTGTGGAAGTGCTTGGCACGCTGGTATGGTAGGAAAATATATTATTGAAAATATGTGTCGTATACCAGTAGAATTAGACATAGCATCTGAGTTTAGATATAAAAATCCTATTTTAAATAAAAATGATATATGTATTATTATAAGTCAGTCTGGAGAAACTGCAGATACATTAGCAGCACTTAGATTGGCTAAAGAAAATGGAGTTAAAGTTATATCTATTGTTAATGTTGTTGGTAGCTCAATAGCTAGAGAAAGTGATGAAGTTTTATATACATTAGCAGGTCCAGAAATAGCAGTAGCAACAACTAAAGGGTATTCTACTCAATTAAGTATATTATATATGATTTGTATTAAATTTGCACATATTAGAAAAACTATAAGTAATGATAGTTTTAAAGAATATATTGAAAGTTTGAAAAATTTAGATAATTATATAGAACAAGTATTAAACTTAGAAGAAAAAGTTAAAGAAATTGCAAACAAATATTATAATGTAGATAATGCATTTATTATTGGTAGAGGGTTAGACTACTGCATGTCTTTAGAATTTTCATTAAAATTAAAAGAAATATCTTATATTCATAGTGAAGCATATGCGGCAGGAGAATTAAAACACGGTAGTATTGCATTAATAGAAAAAGATACAGTTGTTTTTGGAGTTTTAACACAAGATGAGCTTATTCCTAAAACTATATCTAATTTAAAAGAAGTTAAAGCACGTGGAGCAAAAGTAATTCTTATTGCAAAAGAGGGGTATGAAAACTTAGATGATATAGCAGATGATATAATTTTTATACCTAAAATAAAAGAAGAATTTATTTCATCTGTAGCTATTATACCTATGCAGTTGATATCTTATTATATCGCAGTTAAACGTGGTTGTGATGTGGATATGCCTAGAAATTTAGCTAAATCTGTTACAGTTGAATAA
- a CDS encoding EscU/YscU/HrcU family type III secretion system export apparatus switch protein — protein sequence MNNNKPIKDKKAVAIKYNSQMIAPKVVAKGQGYVAEKILENARDSNVTIYENKELVEELDKIDSGLNIPPHLYEVVAQVLLFVSNLDKRQEYMKNGK from the coding sequence ATGAATAATAATAAGCCAATAAAAGATAAAAAAGCTGTTGCTATAAAATATAATTCTCAAATGATAGCACCTAAGGTTGTTGCAAAAGGTCAAGGATACGTAGCAGAAAAAATATTAGAAAATGCTAGAGATTCTAATGTTACTATATATGAAAATAAAGAATTAGTAGAAGAACTTGATAAAATAGACTCAGGGCTTAATATTCCTCCACATCTTTATGAGGTTGTAGCCCAAGTTTTATTATTTGTAAGCAACTTAGATAAAAGACAGGAATATATGAAAAATGGAAAATAA
- the pgeF gene encoding peptidoglycan editing factor PgeF produces MLLNKKGDLKYYTFENIGNIKEVKHCFSTKFGGVSTGFYESMNLHFRDDKKENVIKNYEIICSAIGLDYKNTVFSNQVHSDKVYKVTKDDIGKGLLKESDIKGYDALITNEKDIVLVTFYADCVPIFIVDNVNKAIGIAHSGWRGTVKEIGAKTVNKMVKEYGSNPKDLIIGIGPSIEKCCFQVGEEVVNEFRQNLSFSNKYIFDDENCKNKYKIDLQKIIKQTIINSGVLEKNIEISKLCTMCNKDIFFSHRAMGNERGSLAGIISFQ; encoded by the coding sequence ATGTTATTAAATAAAAAAGGTGATTTAAAATATTATACATTTGAAAACATAGGAAATATAAAGGAAGTTAAACACTGTTTTTCAACTAAATTTGGTGGAGTATCTACTGGATTTTATGAAAGTATGAATCTTCATTTTAGAGATGATAAAAAAGAAAATGTTATAAAAAATTATGAAATAATATGTAGTGCAATAGGTCTTGATTATAAAAATACTGTTTTTTCGAATCAAGTTCATAGTGATAAAGTATATAAAGTTACTAAAGATGACATTGGAAAAGGGCTTTTAAAGGAGAGTGATATAAAAGGATATGATGCACTTATAACAAATGAAAAAGATATTGTTTTAGTAACATTTTATGCCGATTGTGTTCCTATATTTATAGTAGATAATGTAAATAAAGCTATAGGTATTGCTCATAGCGGTTGGCGTGGAACAGTTAAAGAGATAGGCGCTAAAACAGTGAATAAAATGGTTAAAGAATATGGCTCTAATCCAAAAGATTTAATAATTGGTATAGGACCTTCTATAGAAAAATGTTGTTTTCAAGTAGGAGAAGAAGTTGTAAATGAATTTAGACAAAATTTATCATTTTCAAATAAATATATTTTTGACGATGAAAATTGCAAAAATAAATATAAAATAGATTTACAAAAAATAATTAAACAAACTATAATAAATAGTGGAGTTTTAGAAAAAAATATAGAAATTAGCAAACTTTGTACTATGTGTAATAAAGATATATTTTTTTCTCATAGAGCTATGGGAAATGAAAGAGGAAGCCTTGCCGGTATAATTAGTTTTCAATAA
- the tsf gene encoding translation elongation factor Ts: protein MAVTAAMIKELREITGAGMSTCKEALVETDGNIEKAIEVLREKGLATAAKKAGRIAAEGVSFAHITDDNKVGVLLEVNSETDFVAKNEVFQNFVKSVATQIISSNATTVEALLEEKWNEDSNETVSSILTQNIATIGENLTIRRFEKVVNNGNSFLVSYIHAGGKVAVLVEFETESRDERLVEAGKNVAMQIAAMNPEFLNKEAVPSDFIEKETRILSEQIKNDPKFADKPEKVIENTIKGRLDKTLKEKCLLEQEYVKAEEKETVAKYVEKVAKEIGASVTVKSFVRYETGDGIEKKEENFAEEVSKAMQG, encoded by the coding sequence ATGGCTGTTACTGCTGCTATGATTAAAGAACTTAGAGAAATAACTGGTGCAGGTATGAGCACTTGTAAAGAGGCATTAGTGGAAACTGATGGTAATATTGAAAAAGCTATTGAAGTTTTAAGAGAAAAAGGTCTTGCTACTGCTGCTAAAAAAGCAGGACGTATTGCTGCTGAAGGTGTTAGCTTTGCTCACATTACAGATGATAATAAAGTAGGTGTTTTATTAGAAGTAAATAGTGAGACAGACTTTGTTGCTAAAAATGAAGTTTTCCAAAATTTTGTAAAATCTGTTGCTACACAAATCATATCTTCAAATGCTACTACTGTTGAAGCATTATTAGAAGAAAAATGGAATGAAGATAGCAATGAAACAGTATCTTCTATTTTAACTCAAAACATTGCTACAATTGGAGAAAACCTTACTATAAGACGTTTTGAAAAAGTTGTAAATAATGGAAATAGCTTTTTAGTATCTTATATACATGCTGGTGGTAAAGTAGCTGTTTTAGTTGAATTTGAAACAGAATCTAGAGATGAAAGATTAGTAGAAGCTGGTAAAAATGTTGCTATGCAAATTGCAGCTATGAACCCAGAATTTTTAAATAAAGAAGCTGTACCTTCAGATTTTATCGAGAAAGAAACAAGAATTTTATCAGAGCAAATTAAAAATGACCCTAAATTTGCAGATAAGCCAGAAAAAGTTATTGAAAATACTATCAAAGGTAGACTTGACAAAACTTTAAAAGAAAAATGTCTTCTTGAGCAAGAATATGTTAAAGCAGAAGAAAAAGAAACTGTTGCTAAATATGTAGAAAAAGTTGCTAAAGAAATTGGTGCATCAGTTACTGTTAAAAGTTTTGTGCGTTATGAAACTGGTGATGGTATTGAGAAAAAAGAAGAAAACTTTGCAGAAGAAGTTAGCAAAGCTATGCAAGGTTAA
- a CDS encoding YraN family protein → MENNRQKGKVAEKKAIDFLLNKGYSIIATNYQKKFGEIDIIAKKDTYIFFVEVKYRKNIDKGYPREAVSRKKQEKIKATALCYITENNLTNVDFCFDVIEIIGDNIIHIESAFY, encoded by the coding sequence ATGGAAAATAATAGACAAAAAGGAAAAGTTGCAGAAAAAAAGGCTATTGATTTTTTATTAAATAAAGGTTATTCTATTATAGCCACTAATTATCAAAAAAAGTTTGGAGAAATAGATATTATAGCAAAGAAAGACACATATATATTTTTTGTAGAGGTCAAATATAGAAAAAATATTGACAAAGGCTATCCTAGAGAAGCAGTTTCTAGAAAAAAACAAGAAAAAATAAAAGCAACTGCTCTTTGTTATATAACTGAAAATAATTTAACCAACGTAGATTTTTGCTTTGACGTAATAGAGATTATAGGGGATAATATTATACATATAGAAAGTGCTTTTTATTGA
- a CDS encoding LysR family transcriptional regulator — translation MTIRHLKIFISVVDYKTMSNAAKKLFISQPSVSQAIREIEEYYNIRIFERLSQRLYLTKDGENLLKYSRYIVSTFDNMEKEFKNNHNNMYIRIGSSLTFGTYILPTIMEKFEKKYKDIDIKITVDNTKIIEEKIINNDIDIGIVEGETYNTDIVKIPFLKDRLVVVCGLNHELALKEKISLKDLNNKSMIAREDGSKERSQFQKFLNQNNIKVDCKWNCTSVETIKNSLKKGQGFSVLSIMAVKDEIERNELKAIEVEGMENLSRDLCLLYHKNKFLNEEIQYFIELCKSFPQYSLF, via the coding sequence ATGACAATAAGACATTTAAAAATATTTATTTCTGTTGTAGATTACAAAACAATGAGTAATGCAGCAAAAAAGTTATTTATATCTCAGCCTTCTGTTAGTCAAGCTATCAGAGAAATAGAAGAATATTATAATATAAGAATTTTTGAAAGATTATCACAAAGGTTATATTTAACAAAAGATGGAGAAAATTTATTAAAGTATTCTAGATATATTGTTAGTACCTTTGATAATATGGAAAAAGAGTTTAAAAATAATCACAATAACATGTATATTAGAATAGGTAGTAGTTTAACATTTGGTACATATATTTTACCTACAATAATGGAAAAATTTGAGAAAAAATATAAGGATATAGATATAAAGATAACTGTAGACAATACTAAAATAATAGAGGAAAAAATTATAAATAATGATATAGATATAGGAATAGTTGAAGGAGAAACATATAATACAGATATTGTAAAAATTCCATTTTTAAAAGATAGACTGGTAGTAGTTTGTGGATTAAACCACGAACTTGCATTAAAAGAAAAAATTTCTTTAAAAGACTTAAATAATAAGTCAATGATAGCTAGAGAAGATGGGAGCAAAGAAAGAAGTCAATTTCAAAAGTTTTTAAACCAAAATAATATTAAAGTAGATTGTAAATGGAATTGCACAAGTGTAGAAACTATAAAAAATTCATTAAAAAAAGGGCAAGGTTTTTCAGTTTTGTCTATTATGGCTGTTAAAGACGAGATAGAAAGAAATGAGCTTAAAGCTATAGAAGTGGAAGGAATGGAAAATTTATCTAGAGATTTATGCCTTTTATATCATAAAAATAAATTTTTAAATGAAGAAATACAATATTTTATAGAACTTTGTAAAAGTTTTCCACAGTATAGCCTTTTTTAA
- a CDS encoding DUF512 domain-containing protein has protein sequence MNEREPEKIGKNQNIIIKVEKDSIAEEMGIEPGDILVSINDTYIKDVLDYRYLIQDEYINVVIRKPNNEEWELEIEKDDFEDLGIVFESGLMDKAKSCSNKCIFCFIDQNPKGMRKTIYFKDDDSRLSFLQGNYITLTNMKDEDLDRIIFYHLSPINISVHATDTEIRKFMLKNPNSVKIMHQIEKLANANIKMNFQIVLCKDVNDKHILDKSIEDLSKYVHLGCSMAIVPLGVTKYRDNLPQIESFSKEDSLNIIKQVEAWQEKLQKKYGTKFVFLSDEFYLKADINLPNGDYYEGYPQLENGVGMITLMEEEFFEYFNTLKGDNIKRVYSVATAKLAYPLIKKLCDKICEKFSNTKINVYEIRNDFFGKTITVSGLLTGGDIVNQLKDKELGDILFLPENCVRADDTVLLDDMDITDIERELNIKVCLSKDNGADFIKQFIGG, from the coding sequence TTGAACGAAAGAGAACCAGAAAAAATTGGAAAAAATCAAAATATTATAATAAAGGTAGAAAAAGATAGTATAGCAGAAGAAATGGGGATAGAACCAGGAGATATACTTGTTAGTATAAATGATACATATATAAAAGATGTTTTAGATTATAGATACCTTATACAAGATGAATATATAAATGTTGTTATAAGAAAGCCCAATAATGAAGAATGGGAATTAGAAATAGAAAAAGATGATTTTGAAGACTTGGGTATAGTTTTTGAAAGTGGGCTTATGGATAAAGCTAAAAGTTGTTCTAATAAATGTATATTTTGCTTTATTGACCAAAACCCTAAGGGTATGAGAAAAACAATATATTTTAAAGATGATGATTCTAGGTTATCTTTTTTACAAGGTAATTATATAACTCTTACTAATATGAAAGATGAAGATTTAGACCGTATTATTTTTTATCATCTATCACCTATAAATATATCGGTGCACGCAACAGACACAGAAATTAGAAAGTTTATGTTAAAAAACCCAAATTCTGTTAAAATTATGCATCAAATAGAAAAATTAGCAAATGCTAATATAAAGATGAATTTTCAAATAGTTTTATGTAAAGATGTAAATGATAAACATATATTAGATAAAAGTATAGAAGATTTAAGCAAATATGTACATTTAGGGTGTAGTATGGCTATTGTTCCATTAGGTGTAACAAAATATAGAGATAATTTACCACAAATAGAGAGCTTTTCTAAAGAAGATAGCTTAAATATTATAAAACAAGTAGAGGCTTGGCAAGAAAAATTACAGAAAAAATATGGAACAAAGTTTGTATTTTTATCAGATGAATTTTATTTAAAGGCCGATATAAATCTACCTAATGGAGATTATTATGAAGGATACCCACAATTAGAAAATGGTGTGGGTATGATAACATTAATGGAAGAGGAATTTTTTGAATATTTTAATACATTAAAAGGGGATAACATTAAACGAGTTTATTCTGTAGCAACAGCTAAATTGGCTTATCCTCTTATAAAAAAATTATGTGATAAAATATGTGAAAAATTTAGTAATACTAAAATTAATGTGTATGAAATAAGAAATGACTTTTTTGGAAAAACAATAACAGTATCGGGGCTTTTAACAGGTGGTGATATAGTAAATCAGTTAAAAGATAAAGAGCTTGGAGATATATTATTTTTACCAGAAAATTGTGTAAGAGCAGATGATACAGTTTTGCTAGATGATATGGACATAACAGATATAGAAAGAGAACTTAATATAAAAGTTTGCTTGTCCAAAGATAATGGGGCAGATTTTATAAAACAATTTATAGGAGGATAA
- the pyrH gene encoding UMP kinase, with protein MYKRVILKLSGEALAGDTDKAFDNDIINGLILQIKDIIEKGLEVCIVVGGGNFWRGRSANKSMDRTKADQIGMMATIMNGIYLSDSFKQNNIESIVMTPFMVGSITEQFNKQSALKYLKEKKVLIFAGGIGHPFFSTDTITALRACELEADAILFAKSIDGVYDKDPAIYSDAKKFEQIPCKDIVEKNLQVIDIAAANLCYENKIPVIIFGLLEKNSLIRASLGEKIGTIVTV; from the coding sequence ATGTATAAAAGAGTTATACTAAAACTTAGTGGAGAAGCATTAGCAGGGGATACAGATAAGGCATTTGATAATGATATTATAAATGGTTTAATTTTACAAATAAAAGATATTATTGAAAAAGGGTTGGAAGTTTGTATTGTTGTTGGTGGTGGTAACTTTTGGCGTGGTAGAAGTGCTAATAAGTCTATGGATAGGACAAAGGCAGACCAAATAGGTATGATGGCAACAATTATGAATGGGATATATTTATCAGATAGTTTTAAACAAAATAATATTGAATCAATCGTTATGACACCATTTATGGTAGGGTCTATTACAGAACAATTTAATAAACAATCAGCTTTAAAATACTTAAAAGAAAAAAAAGTATTAATTTTTGCTGGTGGTATAGGACACCCATTTTTTTCTACAGATACAATAACAGCACTTAGAGCTTGTGAGCTTGAAGCAGATGCTATATTATTTGCTAAAAGTATAGATGGTGTATACGATAAAGACCCAGCAATTTATAGTGATGCTAAAAAATTTGAACAGATACCTTGTAAAGACATAGTAGAAAAAAATTTACAAGTTATAGATATTGCAGCAGCTAACTTATGCTATGAAAATAAAATACCAGTTATTATTTTTGGATTATTGGAAAAAAATAGTTTGATTAGAGCTAGTTTAGGAGAAAAAATAGGTACTATTGTAACAGTATAA